Proteins found in one Primulina eburnea isolate SZY01 chromosome 16, ASM2296580v1, whole genome shotgun sequence genomic segment:
- the LOC140815997 gene encoding protein NRT1/ PTR FAMILY 8.3-like → MTEFLFQLPGKERGFSELQRMGIVLFLLVFCMSAAAIVEIWRLDLAQSLWLVDEPVPVPISIFWQVPQNFLLGAAEVFTFIGQLEFFYDQSPDAMRSLCSAFALFTTSLGNYLMSSFVLTIVTWIPDNLNKGHLDYLFWLLAGLSLLNLVIHVFCSKNFKIEYGDMR, encoded by the coding sequence ATGACAGAATTCTTGTTCCAATTGCCTGGAAAAGAGAGAGGATTCTCAGAGTTGCAAAGAATGGGCATTGTCCTTTTTCTTTTAGTCTTCTGCATGTCCGCTGCTGCTATAGTGGAAATTTGGAGATTGGACCTGGCCCAATCACTCTGGTTGGTGGACGAGCCTGTTCCAGTACCAATAAGCATCTTCTGGCAAGTGCCTCAGAATTTTCTATTAGGGGCAGCTGAAGTTTTCACATTTATCGGGCAACTCGAGTTCTTCTATGACCAATCTCCAGATGCCATGCGCAGTTTGTGCAGTGCCTTTGCGCTCTTCACAACTTCCTTAGGCAATTACCTCATGAGCTCTTTTGTTCTGACCATTGTCACATGGATTCCAGATAATCTGAACAAGGGTCatcttgattatttattttggcTCCTGGCTGGACTCAGCCTACTTAACCTGGTGATCCATGTCTTCTGctccaaaaattttaaaatcgaaTATGGTGACATGagatga